In one window of Camelus bactrianus isolate YW-2024 breed Bactrian camel chromosome 13, ASM4877302v1, whole genome shotgun sequence DNA:
- the ALDH4A1 gene encoding delta-1-pyrroline-5-carboxylate dehydrogenase, mitochondrial isoform X3: MDTRWQSSAMQTRRKPQSFPLHQALLNRAIEAALAARKEWDMKPVADRAQVFLKAADMLSGPRRAEVLAKTMVGQGKTVIQAEIDAAAELIDFFRFNAKFAVELEGEQPISVPPSTNNVVYRGLEGFVAAISPFNFTAIGGNLAGAPALMGNVVLWKPSDTAMLASYAIYRILREAGLPPNVIQFVPADGPTFGDTVTSSEHLCGINFTGSVPTFKHLWKQVAQNLDQFRTFPRLAGECGGKNFHFVHRSADVDSVVSGTLRSAFEYGGQKCSACSRLYVPRSLWPQIKGRLLEEHGRIKVGDPAEDFGTFFSAVIDAKSFGRIRKWLEHARSSPSLTILAGGQCDDSVGYFVEPCIIESQDPQEPIMKEEIFGPVLTVYVYPDDEYKETLRLVDSTTSYGLTGAVFAQDKNVIQEATEMLRNAAGNFYVNDKSTGSVVGQQPFGGARASGTNDKPGGPHYILRWTSPQVIKETHQPLGDWRYAYMQ, from the exons ATGGACACAAGGTGGCAAAGTTCTGCTATGCAGACAAG GAGGAAGCCCCAATCTTTCCCTCTTCATCAGGCCCTGCTCAACAGAGCCATCGAGGCCGCCTTGGCTGCCAGGAAAGAGTGGGACATGAAGCCTGTTGCAGACCGAGCCCAGGTCTTCCTGAAGGCAGCGGATATGCTGAGCGGGCCGCGCAGGGCAGAGGTCCTAGCCAAGACCATGGTGGGACAG GGGAAGACAGTCATCCAGGCGGAGATCGATGCTGCGGCTGAACTCATTGACTTCTTCCGGTTCAACGCCAAGTTTGCTGTGGAGCTGGAGGGGGAGCAGCCCATCAGCGTGCCACCCAGCACCAACAACGTGGTGTACCGGGGGCTGGAG ggctTCGTGGCGGCCATCTCCCCCTTCAACTTCACTGCGATCGGCGGCAACCTGGCGGGGGCGCCGGCCCTGATG GGCAACGTGGTCCTGTGGAAGCCCAGTGACACTGCCATGCTGGCCAGCTACGCCATCTACCGCATCCTCCGGGAGGCCGGTCTGCCCCCCAACGTCATCCAGTTTGTGCCAGCTGACGGGCCCACGTTTGGGGACACTGTCACCAGCTCAGAGCACCTGTGTGGCATCAACTTCACAGGCAGTGTGCC CACCTTCAAACACCTGTGGAAGCAGGTGGCCCAGAACCTGGACCAGTTCCGCACCTTTCCACGCCTGGCTGGAG AGTGTGGGGGGAAGAACTTCCACTTCGTACACCGCTCCGCCGATGTGGACAGCGTGGTGAGCGGGACCCTGCGCTCCGCCTTCGAGTACGGCGGCCAGAAGTGCTCAGCCTGCTCCCGCCTCTACGTGCCCCGCTCGCTGTGGCCGCAGATCAAAGGGCGGCTGCTGGAGGAGCATGGCAGGATCAAAGTGGGCGAC cctgcaGAGGATTTCGGGACCTTCTTCTCTGCAGTGATTGATGCCAAG TCCTTTGGCCGCATCAGAAAGTGGCTGGAACATGCCCGCTCCTCCCCGAGCCTCACCATCCTGGCGGGGGGCCAGTGCGACGATTCCGTGGGCTACTTCGTGGAGCCCTGCATCATCGAGAGCCAGGACCCCCAGGAGCCCATCATGAAGGAG GAGATCTTTGGGCCTGTGCTGACCGTGTATGTCTACCCAGACGACGAGTACAAGGAGACGCTACGGCTGGTCGACAGCACCACCAGCTACGGCCTCACGGGGGCAGTGTTCGCCCAGGATAA GAACGTCATCCAGGAGGCCACAGAGATGCTGAGAAATGCTGCCGGGAACTTCTACGTCAACGACAAGTCCACTGGCTCTGTGGTGGGCCAGCAGCCCTTCGGTGGGGCCCGAGCCTCCG GGACCAACGACAAGCCAGGGGGTCCTCACTACATCCTGCGGTGGACGTCACCCCAGGTCATCAAGGAGACGCACCAGCCTCTGGGGGACTGGCGCTATGCGTACATGCAGTGA
- the ALDH4A1 gene encoding delta-1-pyrroline-5-carboxylate dehydrogenase, mitochondrial isoform X1 — translation MLLPPLALRRALLVRPWRAAGLCWKHTSSLKVANEPILAFTQGSPERDALQKALKDLKGRTEAIPCVVGDEEVWTSDVRYQVSPFNHGHKVAKFCYADKALLNRAIEAALAARKEWDMKPVADRAQVFLKAADMLSGPRRAEVLAKTMVGQGKTVIQAEIDAAAELIDFFRFNAKFAVELEGEQPISVPPSTNNVVYRGLEGFVAAISPFNFTAIGGNLAGAPALMGNVVLWKPSDTAMLASYAIYRILREAGLPPNVIQFVPADGPTFGDTVTSSEHLCGINFTGSVPTFKHLWKQVAQNLDQFRTFPRLAGECGGKNFHFVHRSADVDSVVSGTLRSAFEYGGQKCSACSRLYVPRSLWPQIKGRLLEEHGRIKVGDPAEDFGTFFSAVIDAKSFGRIRKWLEHARSSPSLTILAGGQCDDSVGYFVEPCIIESQDPQEPIMKEEIFGPVLTVYVYPDDEYKETLRLVDSTTSYGLTGAVFAQDKNVIQEATEMLRNAAGNFYVNDKSTGSVVGQQPFGGARASGTNDKPGGPHYILRWTSPQVIKETHQPLGDWRYAYMQ, via the exons GCTGTGTTGGAAGCACACCTCCTCCCTGAAGGTGGCCAACGAGCCCATCTTGGCGTTCACGCAGGGCAGCCCCGAGCGAGATGCTCTGCAGAAG gccttgAAGGACCTGAAGGGCCGGACGGAAGCCATCCCGTGCGTGGTGGGGGACGAGGAGGTGTGGACCTCAGACGTGCGGTACCAGGTGTCG ccCTTTAACCATGGACACAAGGTGGCAAAGTTCTGCTATGCAGACAAG GCCCTGCTCAACAGAGCCATCGAGGCCGCCTTGGCTGCCAGGAAAGAGTGGGACATGAAGCCTGTTGCAGACCGAGCCCAGGTCTTCCTGAAGGCAGCGGATATGCTGAGCGGGCCGCGCAGGGCAGAGGTCCTAGCCAAGACCATGGTGGGACAG GGGAAGACAGTCATCCAGGCGGAGATCGATGCTGCGGCTGAACTCATTGACTTCTTCCGGTTCAACGCCAAGTTTGCTGTGGAGCTGGAGGGGGAGCAGCCCATCAGCGTGCCACCCAGCACCAACAACGTGGTGTACCGGGGGCTGGAG ggctTCGTGGCGGCCATCTCCCCCTTCAACTTCACTGCGATCGGCGGCAACCTGGCGGGGGCGCCGGCCCTGATG GGCAACGTGGTCCTGTGGAAGCCCAGTGACACTGCCATGCTGGCCAGCTACGCCATCTACCGCATCCTCCGGGAGGCCGGTCTGCCCCCCAACGTCATCCAGTTTGTGCCAGCTGACGGGCCCACGTTTGGGGACACTGTCACCAGCTCAGAGCACCTGTGTGGCATCAACTTCACAGGCAGTGTGCC CACCTTCAAACACCTGTGGAAGCAGGTGGCCCAGAACCTGGACCAGTTCCGCACCTTTCCACGCCTGGCTGGAG AGTGTGGGGGGAAGAACTTCCACTTCGTACACCGCTCCGCCGATGTGGACAGCGTGGTGAGCGGGACCCTGCGCTCCGCCTTCGAGTACGGCGGCCAGAAGTGCTCAGCCTGCTCCCGCCTCTACGTGCCCCGCTCGCTGTGGCCGCAGATCAAAGGGCGGCTGCTGGAGGAGCATGGCAGGATCAAAGTGGGCGAC cctgcaGAGGATTTCGGGACCTTCTTCTCTGCAGTGATTGATGCCAAG TCCTTTGGCCGCATCAGAAAGTGGCTGGAACATGCCCGCTCCTCCCCGAGCCTCACCATCCTGGCGGGGGGCCAGTGCGACGATTCCGTGGGCTACTTCGTGGAGCCCTGCATCATCGAGAGCCAGGACCCCCAGGAGCCCATCATGAAGGAG GAGATCTTTGGGCCTGTGCTGACCGTGTATGTCTACCCAGACGACGAGTACAAGGAGACGCTACGGCTGGTCGACAGCACCACCAGCTACGGCCTCACGGGGGCAGTGTTCGCCCAGGATAA GAACGTCATCCAGGAGGCCACAGAGATGCTGAGAAATGCTGCCGGGAACTTCTACGTCAACGACAAGTCCACTGGCTCTGTGGTGGGCCAGCAGCCCTTCGGTGGGGCCCGAGCCTCCG GGACCAACGACAAGCCAGGGGGTCCTCACTACATCCTGCGGTGGACGTCACCCCAGGTCATCAAGGAGACGCACCAGCCTCTGGGGGACTGGCGCTATGCGTACATGCAGTGA
- the ALDH4A1 gene encoding delta-1-pyrroline-5-carboxylate dehydrogenase, mitochondrial isoform X2: MSPGPGTVTGIWLCWKHTSSLKVANEPILAFTQGSPERDALQKALKDLKGRTEAIPCVVGDEEVWTSDVRYQVSPFNHGHKVAKFCYADKALLNRAIEAALAARKEWDMKPVADRAQVFLKAADMLSGPRRAEVLAKTMVGQGKTVIQAEIDAAAELIDFFRFNAKFAVELEGEQPISVPPSTNNVVYRGLEGFVAAISPFNFTAIGGNLAGAPALMGNVVLWKPSDTAMLASYAIYRILREAGLPPNVIQFVPADGPTFGDTVTSSEHLCGINFTGSVPTFKHLWKQVAQNLDQFRTFPRLAGECGGKNFHFVHRSADVDSVVSGTLRSAFEYGGQKCSACSRLYVPRSLWPQIKGRLLEEHGRIKVGDPAEDFGTFFSAVIDAKSFGRIRKWLEHARSSPSLTILAGGQCDDSVGYFVEPCIIESQDPQEPIMKEEIFGPVLTVYVYPDDEYKETLRLVDSTTSYGLTGAVFAQDKNVIQEATEMLRNAAGNFYVNDKSTGSVVGQQPFGGARASGTNDKPGGPHYILRWTSPQVIKETHQPLGDWRYAYMQ, from the exons GCTGTGTTGGAAGCACACCTCCTCCCTGAAGGTGGCCAACGAGCCCATCTTGGCGTTCACGCAGGGCAGCCCCGAGCGAGATGCTCTGCAGAAG gccttgAAGGACCTGAAGGGCCGGACGGAAGCCATCCCGTGCGTGGTGGGGGACGAGGAGGTGTGGACCTCAGACGTGCGGTACCAGGTGTCG ccCTTTAACCATGGACACAAGGTGGCAAAGTTCTGCTATGCAGACAAG GCCCTGCTCAACAGAGCCATCGAGGCCGCCTTGGCTGCCAGGAAAGAGTGGGACATGAAGCCTGTTGCAGACCGAGCCCAGGTCTTCCTGAAGGCAGCGGATATGCTGAGCGGGCCGCGCAGGGCAGAGGTCCTAGCCAAGACCATGGTGGGACAG GGGAAGACAGTCATCCAGGCGGAGATCGATGCTGCGGCTGAACTCATTGACTTCTTCCGGTTCAACGCCAAGTTTGCTGTGGAGCTGGAGGGGGAGCAGCCCATCAGCGTGCCACCCAGCACCAACAACGTGGTGTACCGGGGGCTGGAG ggctTCGTGGCGGCCATCTCCCCCTTCAACTTCACTGCGATCGGCGGCAACCTGGCGGGGGCGCCGGCCCTGATG GGCAACGTGGTCCTGTGGAAGCCCAGTGACACTGCCATGCTGGCCAGCTACGCCATCTACCGCATCCTCCGGGAGGCCGGTCTGCCCCCCAACGTCATCCAGTTTGTGCCAGCTGACGGGCCCACGTTTGGGGACACTGTCACCAGCTCAGAGCACCTGTGTGGCATCAACTTCACAGGCAGTGTGCC CACCTTCAAACACCTGTGGAAGCAGGTGGCCCAGAACCTGGACCAGTTCCGCACCTTTCCACGCCTGGCTGGAG AGTGTGGGGGGAAGAACTTCCACTTCGTACACCGCTCCGCCGATGTGGACAGCGTGGTGAGCGGGACCCTGCGCTCCGCCTTCGAGTACGGCGGCCAGAAGTGCTCAGCCTGCTCCCGCCTCTACGTGCCCCGCTCGCTGTGGCCGCAGATCAAAGGGCGGCTGCTGGAGGAGCATGGCAGGATCAAAGTGGGCGAC cctgcaGAGGATTTCGGGACCTTCTTCTCTGCAGTGATTGATGCCAAG TCCTTTGGCCGCATCAGAAAGTGGCTGGAACATGCCCGCTCCTCCCCGAGCCTCACCATCCTGGCGGGGGGCCAGTGCGACGATTCCGTGGGCTACTTCGTGGAGCCCTGCATCATCGAGAGCCAGGACCCCCAGGAGCCCATCATGAAGGAG GAGATCTTTGGGCCTGTGCTGACCGTGTATGTCTACCCAGACGACGAGTACAAGGAGACGCTACGGCTGGTCGACAGCACCACCAGCTACGGCCTCACGGGGGCAGTGTTCGCCCAGGATAA GAACGTCATCCAGGAGGCCACAGAGATGCTGAGAAATGCTGCCGGGAACTTCTACGTCAACGACAAGTCCACTGGCTCTGTGGTGGGCCAGCAGCCCTTCGGTGGGGCCCGAGCCTCCG GGACCAACGACAAGCCAGGGGGTCCTCACTACATCCTGCGGTGGACGTCACCCCAGGTCATCAAGGAGACGCACCAGCCTCTGGGGGACTGGCGCTATGCGTACATGCAGTGA